DNA from Hyalangium minutum:
CTGCACCTGCTGGTGCAGGTGAGCCAGCTGGTGGCCGAGGCGGGGTTGGATCTCGAGCAGGTGGTGGATGTGCTGGTCCGCGCGGTGACGCGAGAGCTGGGCGACTGCTGTCTGCTCCAGCTCGTCTCCGAGGATGGGCAGTACCTGGAGCTGGCCGCCGTGCACCACCCGGACGCCATGGTGCGCGAGCTGCTGGAGGAGGTGGTGCGCGTGCGCCGGCTGCGCGTGGGCGAGGGGCTCCAGGGCGCCGCCGTCTCCACCGGGCAGACGCTCTTCCTGGGCGCCATGAGCGCCGCGGCGCTCGAGGGCGTGGGGCCCGAGGCCGCGATGCGCCCCTACTTCGTGCGCCGGGGGCCGCAGGACCTCATCGCCGTGCCGCTGGTGGCTCGGGGGAACGCGTGTGGGTGCCTCCTGGTGCTGCGCGACGCACGCGGGCAGCCCTACGGACAGGATGATCAAGTGCTGCTGGAGAGCATCGCCGGCCGCGCGGCGCTGGCCATCGAGGATGCGCGGCTCTACTCGGCGGCGCTCGACTCCCTGCGGCTGCGCGACGACTTCCTCTCCGTGGCGGGCCACGAGCTGAAGAACCCGCTCAACGCGCTCCAGCTCCAGCTGCGCGTGCTGGCGCGCAAGGCCCGCGAGGCGCGGCTCTCGGACAGCCTGGCCGAGCGCGCCGAGCGCGTGGCCCGCACCGGCGAGCGCCTGGGCGTGCTCATTGAAGACTTGCTGGATGTGTCACGCATCACCGCCGGACAGCTTCAGCTGCAGCTGGGCGAGGTGGACTTGTCGGCGCTGGCCTCCGAGGGCGTCTCGCGCATGTCCGAGGAGTTCGTCCGGGCCGGCTGCGAGGTGCGCGTCGAGGCGGGCCAGCCGGTGGTGGGGCGCTGGGACCGGCTGCGGCTGGAGCAGGTGGTGACGAACCTGCTGTCCAACGCCATCAAGTACGGCCGCAGCAAGCCGGTGCTCGTGCGCGTGGAGGTGGCACCCGGGGCGGCCCGGCTGTCCGTCACGGACCAGGGCTACGGCATCGCCCCCGAGGAGCAGGTCCGCATCTTCCAGCGCTTCCAGCGCGCCGAGGCCACGCGCCACATCCAGGGCCTGGGCCTGGGCCTGTGGATCTGCCGGCAGATCGCCGAGTCCCACGGGGGCACGCTGCGAGTGGTGAGCGAGCCTGGAAAGGGCTCCACCTTCATCCTGGAGCTGCCTCGCCCCGAGCCCGGGGTTCCCTCCAACTCCTAGCCTCCGGCACGGGGCACCTCCCCGAGGTCCCTTTTTTTCAGGACTCAACCCGGTGGGGTGGCGGGGTACGGCTGTACCCGGGGGGGCAACAAACATGGTTTTTCTCTGGACGTTTGATGAATCCTCGACTTGTGTGCGCGCGCTGGTATGGACCGGGGGCAGCTCTCCGGTGCGCCACAGTCCACCCCGATGGATGATCGAATGAACCGACCCACCTCTCTCTCAAAGCGAATGGGCGCGCCTGCGGCCCGCCTGAGTCTCCTTGCCGCGCTGGTGCTCAGCACCTCCGCCCTGGCCCAGCCGGCCGGTCTGCCCCAGTTCGAAGTGGAGCGCCTGGAGTTCAATCCCAGCGGCGCGGGCTCGCTGCTGGTGAACTCCGGCCAGCTGCTGCCGAATGGCCGCTTCCGGCTCTCGCTCGTGGGTCACTACGAGAACAAGCCGCTGACGCCCGAGCTGATTGATGCCTCCGTGGAGGGTGGGTTCCGCGAGGTGACGCTGGTGAGCCACCGCACCACGGGCCACCTCATCGCCGCCTACGGCCTGGGCGACACGCTCGAGGTGGGCCTGCAGGTGCCCCTCATCCTCAGCCAGGAGCAGGGCAACCTGGAAGGCACCGGCTTCGGCCAGCCCACGGGCGGCTTCAAGCTGGGCACGCCCATCGCCAACTTCAACATCGGCGTGCTGAACCAGTCCGAGGCCATCCCCGTGGACCTGGCGGCCGGCGTGAGCGTGGGCTTCCCCATTGGCAGCGATCGGGCGCTGGCTCGTGAGAACTCGCTGCGCGCCATTCCCCGCATCATGGTGGGCCGTGAGACCGAGGGCCTGCGCGCGGGCTTCGAGCTCGGCGCCGACCTGCGTCCGCGCGTGAGCATCGGCGAGGGCGACAACAGCGAGGCCTACAACCGCCTGCGCCTGGGCGCCGCGGTGTCCACCACCGGCGAGGGCCTGCGCTACGAGGCCGACATCCTCATGTGGATTCCGTTCGGCCACGAGTTCCTCGCCGCTGAGACGCTGGTGGGCGTGCGTGGCCCCGTGTCCAACGACGTCGAGGTGTTCGCCCTCGGCGGCCTGGGCTTTGGCGACACGCTGGGCAACCCGAACTTCCGCGTGATGATGGGCGCGGCCTTCGGCGGCATGCCGCCCAAGTGCGTGGCGGGCGCCAAGCACGAGCCCTCGCAGTGCCCGGATCTGGATGACGACAACGACGGCGTGAAGAACCGTGACGACGCCTGCCCCAAGGAGGGTGGCAAGGTGGACGCCAAGGGCTGCCCCATTCCGGACCAGGACAAGGACGGCGTGGCGGACTCGGCCGACAAGTGCCCGACGGTGGCTGGCGCCGAGTCGGCGCAGGGCTGCCCGGACCAGGACGGCGACAGCGTGCCGGACTCCGCGGACAAGTGCCCCGCCCTCAAGGGCTCTCCGGATCGCCAGGGCTGCCCGGACACGGACGGCGATGGCCTGGATGACGCGGCCGACAAGTGCCCGAACGAGGCCGGTCCGGTGGACCGCCAGGGCTGCCCGGCGAAGGACTCGGACAACGACAAGATTCTCGACGAGAACGACAGCTGCCCGAACGAGGCCGGTATCCCCGAGCTGAAGGGCTGCCCCGCCAAGGACACGGACAATGACGGCGTGGCCGACCACCTGGACAACTGCATCAACCAGGCGGGCCCCGCGGAGAACCAGGGCTGCCCCGCGGCTCAGAAGCAGCTGATCGTCATCAAGCAGGACCGCATCGACATCAAGGACAAGGTGTACTTCGACTCGGGTGCGGCCACCATCCAGGCGCGCTCCAACGCGCTGCTGGACCAGATGGCCAAGGTGCTCGGCGAGCACCCGGAGATCACCAAGGTCATCATCGAGGGCCACACGGATGACCGCGGTCCTGCCGAAGTCAACCGCACCCTGTCCCAGCAGCGCGCGGAGGCCGTGCGCGACTACCTGGTGAAGAAGGGCGTGGCCGCCGAGCGCTTCGAGGCCAAGGGCTTCGGCCCGGATCGCCCGGTGCAGCCCAACACCACCAACGAGGGCCGCGCCGCCAACCGCCGCGTGGAGTTCCTCACCCGCTACGCCGAGGACGGCGCGGCGAAGCAGTAACCTCCGGCGGTCTCCCCGGCTGAAGGGCCGGGGGCCCGCGCGGTGAGAGGCCGAGGCTCCGTACCCCTCGAGGGGCGCGGCACCTCGGCCTCTTCCTTTTGGAGCAGGCAGGGGAGGGAGCGCCGTTGGGTCCCGACGACTGGCATGTCAGCGATGGGCCTGACGCGTCAGCGTCTGAAACCGACGCACCGCCGCTCTGATGCGAGGCACGGGCCTCTCTGCGGCGAAGCGCGACATCCGCACCCCACGGCGCCGCCCAAGTGCCTGGAACTCCTCACTGCCGAGGGGAGGACACCCGGCTGTGGCAGAACGCGACAGTGCCGCGTCATGCTCCACGCGCCGAGAGGCGAAGGGGGCCGTGCACTCCATGATTTCGATGGGTTGCTGGCTCGGTTGGAGCGGCACCGGCTTTGCTGGATAGCCAACGGACCCATTGAAGTCTTGGCGGGGAAGTGGAAAACCGCCCCACTCACGGTTAACTCGCGCCACCTCGTGCCCCCCCGGGGATGCAGCCAGAACGCTCCTCGATTGACATGCCCTGAAACTGGCTCCGCGCCCTTGGCCCATCTTGTTGACTCTGCTGGAAAGACCACGACATGACTGAAGACACACCGCTCGCGGGCTCGTTCGAAGGAGACACCCGCCGGGCGCTCCAGAAGCGACCCTCCCCTGCGCTGGCGTTGCCGCTGGCGCTCGCCGCCTGCCTGATCAGCGCCACGGCGCTCGCGCAGCCCGCGGGGCTCCCCGAGGTCGAACTGGAGCGACTGTCGCTCAACCCCAGTGGCCAGGGTTCGTTGCTGCTGGGCACCGGCGAGCTGCTGCAGAACGGCGCGTACCGCTTCTCCCTCACGGGCCATTACGAGAATGATCCGCTCGTGTTCTTCCTGGACGGGGAGCGCATCGGCTCGGTGGTGAAGCACCGGGTGACGGGCCACCTGACGGGCGCGTATGCCCTGTCGAACCGGCTCGAGGTGTCCGCGCAGGTGCCCGTGCTCTTCATGCAGAGCGGGGACGATATGACGGCCCGCGGCGTGGGGACTCCTCGGAAGGGGCTGTCGCTGGGCACGCCGTACCTGGGGCTGCGACTGGGCGTGCTGTCCGAGCGTGATGCAGACGTGGTGGACCTCTCCATTGGCGTCCAGGCGGGCCTGCCGCTGGGCAGCGCCACGGCGCTGGCCCGGGAGAGCTCCCTGCGCGCCCTGCCCAGCATCATGGTGGGCAAGCGGTTCGGCTTCCTGCGCGCGGGTCTGGACGCGGGCGCGATGCTGCGTCCGCGGGTGGCCCTGGGCAATGAGAGCGTGAAGGATGAGCTGGGCGACGAGCTGCGCCTGGGCGGCGTCGTGTCCACCACGGGCGAGGGGCTGCGCGGCGAGCTGGATGTGATCGCCTCCATCCCCTTCCGGCGCGAGGGCACCTCCGTCGAGGCGTTGGCCGGCGCGCGCATGCCGCTGAGTGAGGCGCTGGAGGCCTACGCGCTGGCGGGCGTGGGCTTTGGCAATGCGCCGGGCACGCCGACTTTCCGCGGACTGCTGGGCGTGGCCTACGGGAGCACGCCGCCCAAGTGCGTGGCGGGCGGTCAGCACACGCCCGAGCAGTGCCCGGATCTGGATGATGACAATGACGGGGTGAAGAACCGCGTGGACGCGTGCCCGACGCAGGGTGGGCGCGTGGACGCGTCAGGCTGCCCGCTGAAGGACACGGACCAGGACGGCGTGCTGGATCAGGACGACTCTTGCCCGACGGTGGCCGGCGAGGCCGCGCTCAAGGGCTGCCCGGACGCGGACAAGGACGGCATCGAGGACGCGGCGGACAAGTGCCCGCAGGTGTTCGGCCTGGCGCAGTTCCAGGGCTGCCCGGACACGGACAAGGACGGCATCGAGGACTCGGCGGACAAGTGCCCCACCGAGGCGGGTCCGGCCGAGCGCCAGGGCTGCCCGGTGCGTGACACGGACAAGGACGGCTTCGTGGACGAGCAGGACAGCTGCCCGAACGAGCCCGGCATCGCCGAGCTGAAGGGCTGCCCGGCCAAGGACAGCGACAATGACGGCGTGGCGGACCACCGCGACAACTGCCCGACCGAGGCGGGTCCCGCGGACAACCAGGGTTGCCCGGCCAAGCAGAAGCAGCAGGTGGCCATCCAGTCCGGCCGCATCGAGCTGAAGGACACGGTCTACTTCGACACGGCCAAGGCGACCATCCAGTCGCGCAGCTTCAAGCTGCTGGATCAGGTGGCGAGTATCCTCAAGGCGCACCCGGAGCTGGATCGGGTGGTCATCGAGGGCCACACGGACAACCAGGGCAAGCCGGCCGCGAACATGACGCTGTCTCACCGGCGTGCGGAGGCGGTGCGCAACTACCTCATCAACAAGGGGGTGGAGCCGCA
Protein-coding regions in this window:
- a CDS encoding OmpA family protein; its protein translation is MNRPTSLSKRMGAPAARLSLLAALVLSTSALAQPAGLPQFEVERLEFNPSGAGSLLVNSGQLLPNGRFRLSLVGHYENKPLTPELIDASVEGGFREVTLVSHRTTGHLIAAYGLGDTLEVGLQVPLILSQEQGNLEGTGFGQPTGGFKLGTPIANFNIGVLNQSEAIPVDLAAGVSVGFPIGSDRALARENSLRAIPRIMVGRETEGLRAGFELGADLRPRVSIGEGDNSEAYNRLRLGAAVSTTGEGLRYEADILMWIPFGHEFLAAETLVGVRGPVSNDVEVFALGGLGFGDTLGNPNFRVMMGAAFGGMPPKCVAGAKHEPSQCPDLDDDNDGVKNRDDACPKEGGKVDAKGCPIPDQDKDGVADSADKCPTVAGAESAQGCPDQDGDSVPDSADKCPALKGSPDRQGCPDTDGDGLDDAADKCPNEAGPVDRQGCPAKDSDNDKILDENDSCPNEAGIPELKGCPAKDTDNDGVADHLDNCINQAGPAENQGCPAAQKQLIVIKQDRIDIKDKVYFDSGAATIQARSNALLDQMAKVLGEHPEITKVIIEGHTDDRGPAEVNRTLSQQRAEAVRDYLVKKGVAAERFEAKGFGPDRPVQPNTTNEGRAANRRVEFLTRYAEDGAAKQ
- a CDS encoding OmpA family protein, which codes for MTEDTPLAGSFEGDTRRALQKRPSPALALPLALAACLISATALAQPAGLPEVELERLSLNPSGQGSLLLGTGELLQNGAYRFSLTGHYENDPLVFFLDGERIGSVVKHRVTGHLTGAYALSNRLEVSAQVPVLFMQSGDDMTARGVGTPRKGLSLGTPYLGLRLGVLSERDADVVDLSIGVQAGLPLGSATALARESSLRALPSIMVGKRFGFLRAGLDAGAMLRPRVALGNESVKDELGDELRLGGVVSTTGEGLRGELDVIASIPFRREGTSVEALAGARMPLSEALEAYALAGVGFGNAPGTPTFRGLLGVAYGSTPPKCVAGGQHTPEQCPDLDDDNDGVKNRVDACPTQGGRVDASGCPLKDTDQDGVLDQDDSCPTVAGEAALKGCPDADKDGIEDAADKCPQVFGLAQFQGCPDTDKDGIEDSADKCPTEAGPAERQGCPVRDTDKDGFVDEQDSCPNEPGIAELKGCPAKDSDNDGVADHRDNCPTEAGPADNQGCPAKQKQQVAIQSGRIELKDTVYFDTAKATIQSRSFKLLDQVASILKAHPELDRVVIEGHTDNQGKPAANMTLSHRRAEAVRNYLINKGVEPQRLEAKGYGQERPIADNKTAKGRATNRRVDFITAPREGTQQ